In a genomic window of Oncorhynchus kisutch isolate 150728-3 linkage group LG9, Okis_V2, whole genome shotgun sequence:
- the LOC109896372 gene encoding NADH dehydrogenase [ubiquinone] 1 alpha subcomplex subunit 12 isoform X2 — protein sequence MAEYIHVVRRALGQLGGHGGVKGLFVQLFRANDVKTGALIGVDKYGNKYFEDTRYFFGRHRWVIYTTEMNGKNTMWEVDGSMVPAEWHRWLHCMTDNPPTTHPPTPKKFLAEVHQFNVSGSAQAYVPYSTTRKKIHEWVPPKAL from the exons ATGGCGGAGTATATACATGTCGTTCGAAGGGCTTTGGGACAGTTAGGAGGTCACGGTGGTGTGAAAGGCTTATTTGTTCAGTTATTCAG GGCAAATGATGTGAAAACGGGAGCGCTGATTGGGGTGGACAAGTATGGGAACAAGTACTTTGAGGACACACGCTACTTTTTTG GTCGTCACCGCTGGGTGATCTACACGACAGAGATGAATGGAAAGAACACTATGTGGGAGGTGGATGGCAGCATGGTGCCCGCTGAATG GCATCGCTGGCTCCACTGTATGACAGACAACCCTCCCACCACACACCCCCCTACACCTAAGAAGTTCCTGGCGGAGGTCCACCAGTTCAACGTGAGTGGTTCGGCCCAGGCATACGTGCCCTACTCCACCACCCGCAAGAAGATCCACGAGTGGGTGCCCCCAAAGGCTCTGTGA
- the LOC109896372 gene encoding NADH dehydrogenase [ubiquinone] 1 alpha subcomplex subunit 12 isoform X1, producing the protein MAEYIHVVRRALGQLGGHGGVKGLFVQLFRLCFCYRANDVKTGALIGVDKYGNKYFEDTRYFFGRHRWVIYTTEMNGKNTMWEVDGSMVPAEWHRWLHCMTDNPPTTHPPTPKKFLAEVHQFNVSGSAQAYVPYSTTRKKIHEWVPPKAL; encoded by the exons ATGGCGGAGTATATACATGTCGTTCGAAGGGCTTTGGGACAGTTAGGAGGTCACGGTGGTGTGAAAGGCTTATTTGTTCAGTTATTCAG ACTATGTTTTTGTTACAGGGCAAATGATGTGAAAACGGGAGCGCTGATTGGGGTGGACAAGTATGGGAACAAGTACTTTGAGGACACACGCTACTTTTTTG GTCGTCACCGCTGGGTGATCTACACGACAGAGATGAATGGAAAGAACACTATGTGGGAGGTGGATGGCAGCATGGTGCCCGCTGAATG GCATCGCTGGCTCCACTGTATGACAGACAACCCTCCCACCACACACCCCCCTACACCTAAGAAGTTCCTGGCGGAGGTCCACCAGTTCAACGTGAGTGGTTCGGCCCAGGCATACGTGCCCTACTCCACCACCCGCAAGAAGATCCACGAGTGGGTGCCCCCAAAGGCTCTGTGA